A part of Thermococcus sp. SY098 genomic DNA contains:
- a CDS encoding carboxyl transferase domain-containing protein has product MSMEEKVNELYEKKRKILQMGGEAKIQKQHEKGKLTARERIEKLLDPGSFVEIGMFVKHRNTEFGLDKMELPADGVITGYGTIDGRLVFVYAQDFTVMGGSLGEMHAMKIKRVMELALEAGAPIIGLNDSGGARIQEGVDSLKGYGEIFKMNTILSGVVPQITAIMGPCAGGAVYSPAIGDFILMVDNPATFMFITGPQVVKAVTGVEVSPTQLGGAMVHAQKSGQAHLIGKSDEEVLMLIRKLLSYLPSNNMEKPPRVKTNDPPFRKSDRLYEIVPDDPNKGYDVRQVIYEIVDRDANGNPDFLEILPYYAPNAVVGFGRFNGQTVGIVANNPIHLAGVLDIDSSDKIARFVRTCDAFNIPIVTLVDVPGYLPGVQQEYGGIIRHGAKVLYAYAEATVPMVTVILRKAYGGAYLAMGSKHLGADFVFAWPTAEIAVMGPEGAANIIFRKEIAKAENPEEFKQQKIKEYRDKFANPYVAAGRGYIDDVIDPAETRGKIIMALEALESKRVKLPPKKHGNIPL; this is encoded by the coding sequence ATGAGCATGGAGGAAAAGGTGAACGAACTGTATGAAAAGAAGAGGAAGATTTTGCAGATGGGTGGTGAGGCCAAGATTCAGAAGCAGCATGAGAAGGGTAAGCTTACGGCAAGAGAGAGGATTGAGAAACTCCTTGATCCGGGAAGCTTTGTTGAGATCGGTATGTTCGTTAAGCACAGGAACACTGAATTTGGCCTCGACAAAATGGAACTGCCGGCGGATGGCGTTATCACTGGATATGGAACAATTGACGGTAGGTTGGTTTTTGTTTACGCCCAAGACTTCACAGTGATGGGCGGTTCATTAGGGGAAATGCATGCAATGAAGATTAAACGCGTCATGGAACTTGCACTTGAGGCTGGAGCCCCAATAATTGGACTCAACGATTCGGGAGGGGCAAGAATCCAAGAAGGCGTAGATTCACTTAAAGGCTACGGGGAAATCTTTAAGATGAACACAATTTTAAGCGGTGTTGTTCCACAGATTACAGCTATTATGGGCCCCTGTGCTGGTGGTGCAGTTTACAGCCCTGCCATAGGCGACTTCATCCTCATGGTTGACAATCCGGCAACATTCATGTTCATCACCGGACCACAAGTTGTTAAGGCAGTTACTGGAGTTGAAGTCTCACCAACCCAGCTTGGCGGAGCAATGGTTCACGCTCAAAAGAGCGGGCAGGCACACTTAATCGGCAAGAGTGATGAGGAAGTCCTCATGCTCATCAGAAAGCTGTTAAGCTATTTGCCATCAAACAACATGGAGAAGCCTCCGAGGGTTAAAACAAATGACCCACCGTTTAGAAAGAGCGACAGGCTTTACGAAATTGTTCCCGATGATCCGAACAAGGGGTATGATGTTAGGCAGGTGATTTACGAGATTGTCGATAGGGATGCAAATGGAAATCCAGATTTCCTTGAGATTCTGCCTTACTATGCACCAAATGCTGTTGTCGGCTTTGGACGTTTTAACGGTCAGACGGTGGGAATTGTGGCTAATAACCCCATACACCTGGCTGGCGTCCTTGATATCGACAGCTCGGATAAGATTGCGAGATTCGTTAGAACTTGTGATGCGTTTAACATTCCAATTGTAACTTTGGTTGACGTTCCTGGTTATTTACCTGGAGTCCAGCAGGAGTACGGAGGAATAATTAGGCACGGTGCAAAAGTTCTCTACGCTTATGCAGAAGCTACAGTTCCAATGGTGACTGTTATTTTAAGAAAAGCTTACGGTGGAGCCTACTTAGCCATGGGGAGCAAACATTTGGGAGCGGATTTCGTTTTCGCATGGCCTACTGCTGAGATTGCCGTTATGGGTCCCGAGGGTGCTGCGAACATTATCTTCAGGAAGGAGATCGCAAAAGCAGAAAATCCGGAGGAGTTCAAGCAACAAAAAATCAAGGAGTACAGGGATAAGTTTGCCAACCCATACGTTGCAGCTGGAAGAGGGTACATTGATGATGTTATTGATCCGGCAGAGACAAGAGGAAAGATCATTATGGCTCTTGAGGCTTTGGAGAGCAAGAGGGTTAAGCTTCCACCGAAAAAGCATGGGAATATTCCACTGTGA
- a CDS encoding 50S ribosomal protein L3 — translation MGKISKPRRGSLAYSPRKRAKSIVPRIRKWPQEEEVRLLGFAGYKAGMTHILMIDDRPGLTKGKEIFMPVTIVETPPMVVFGIRAYKQGYLGLETATEVWIPNLNPDLKRRIKTLPKNYDEEAFQQKLGELEDLVKSGEIVEVRALVHTQPRLIKLKKKPEVMEYAVGGKSVEEKFAYLKEKLGKEIRAKEVLKEGELLDVIAVTKGKGTQGPVKRWGIKIQFHKAQRAGKGRHVGNLGPWHPARVMWTVPQAGQMGFHHRTEFNKRLIAIGENGFLELNGNKIEITPKGGFPHYGIVRSDFLMIAGSVPGAIKRIIRVRPAIRPPAKKPPVERPQITYVSRESKQ, via the coding sequence ATGGGTAAGATTAGCAAGCCAAGAAGAGGTTCACTGGCGTATTCCCCAAGAAAAAGGGCTAAGAGCATAGTCCCAAGAATTAGGAAGTGGCCTCAAGAGGAAGAAGTGAGGTTACTCGGATTCGCTGGATACAAGGCAGGAATGACTCACATACTCATGATAGATGACAGACCAGGGCTTACAAAGGGCAAAGAGATATTCATGCCGGTTACAATAGTTGAGACTCCACCAATGGTTGTCTTTGGAATCAGAGCGTACAAACAGGGTTATCTTGGTCTTGAAACAGCAACAGAGGTCTGGATTCCAAATCTCAATCCAGACTTAAAGAGAAGGATCAAAACACTTCCAAAGAACTACGATGAAGAGGCATTCCAGCAGAAGCTTGGCGAGCTTGAAGATCTCGTTAAGAGCGGTGAAATTGTTGAAGTTAGGGCATTGGTTCACACTCAGCCAAGGCTCATCAAGCTCAAGAAGAAGCCAGAAGTTATGGAATACGCCGTTGGTGGAAAGAGCGTAGAAGAGAAGTTTGCCTATCTAAAGGAAAAGCTTGGAAAAGAAATCAGGGCAAAGGAAGTCCTCAAGGAAGGTGAGCTTTTGGACGTCATAGCCGTCACAAAGGGCAAAGGAACTCAAGGTCCAGTTAAGAGGTGGGGCATTAAGATTCAGTTCCACAAGGCTCAGAGGGCTGGAAAGGGAAGGCACGTTGGTAACCTCGGCCCATGGCATCCAGCAAGGGTTATGTGGACGGTTCCACAAGCCGGTCAGATGGGCTTCCACCACAGGACAGAGTTCAACAAAAGGTTGATCGCTATTGGTGAAAACGGATTTCTTGAGCTCAATGGCAACAAGATCGAGATTACACCAAAGGGCGGCTTTCCACACTATGGAATCGTTAGGAGTGACTTCCTCATGATTGCAGGTTCAGTGCCAGGTGCGATTAAGAGAATCATCAGAGTCAGACCAGCAATCAGACCACCAGCTAAGAAGCCACCTGTTGAGAGGCCACAGATTACATACGTTAGTAGAGAATCAAAGCAGTGA
- a CDS encoding putative RNA uridine N3 methyltransferase, whose product MTLHIFIPDSLLEETADPKIRTYKVGQIARAAAIFGVEHIWIYKAGGKDGKFIKLILDYAETPQYLRKALFPIRKELKYVGVIPPLRTPHHKLKGRPKLGEIREGVIIKKGKRLYADIGLDELALVEGSGEGRMTFKIVSVNPLRVVPAKPAEYWGYRVHLTNKTLAKTLKKARLDLAIATSRKGEDVRKVKLPPLEGEIGFVFGSPRKGVMEILRDFNEDYPFDLILNTIPNQKTKTVRTEEAVLATLAVFNFIRRD is encoded by the coding sequence ATGACATTACACATCTTCATTCCAGATTCACTCCTTGAAGAGACAGCCGACCCAAAAATAAGGACATACAAAGTTGGGCAGATAGCAAGGGCAGCTGCAATCTTCGGTGTTGAACACATATGGATTTACAAAGCCGGCGGCAAAGATGGAAAGTTCATAAAACTGATCCTTGACTACGCAGAAACTCCCCAGTACCTCCGTAAGGCATTGTTCCCGATAAGGAAGGAGCTTAAATATGTTGGTGTGATCCCTCCTTTAAGAACTCCCCACCATAAGCTCAAGGGAAGACCCAAGCTGGGGGAAATTCGGGAGGGTGTAATCATTAAAAAGGGAAAGCGGCTTTACGCGGACATTGGCCTTGACGAGCTGGCTCTCGTTGAAGGCTCTGGAGAAGGGCGAATGACGTTCAAAATAGTTTCAGTGAATCCCCTGAGGGTAGTTCCGGCGAAACCTGCTGAATACTGGGGATACAGGGTTCATCTCACGAACAAAACACTGGCAAAAACACTTAAAAAGGCAAGACTTGACTTAGCAATCGCGACCTCACGTAAAGGTGAGGATGTAAGGAAAGTTAAGCTCCCTCCTCTGGAGGGGGAGATCGGATTCGTGTTCGGATCGCCGAGAAAGGGCGTGATGGAGATCCTGAGAGACTTCAATGAGGATTATCCCTTTGATCTAATCCTCAATACGATTCCAAATCAAAAGACAAAAACGGTTAGAACCGAAGAAGCCGTGTTGGCGACTTTGGCGGTGTTTAATTTCATAAGGAGGGATTGA
- a CDS encoding OadG family protein codes for MVVAVTMQEFLEGLYITILGVTVVFTVLTILAIAMYAIGYLEKRLVEKEKAKEAPVVREEAKVEEKPKIEPKKLAVITAAILAYIAEKNAQLRPVPFKRKPSDAWRLYGIQTQMEEVEDFNYELGKW; via the coding sequence ATGGTTGTTGCTGTTACCATGCAGGAATTCCTTGAAGGGCTTTACATAACAATCCTTGGGGTTACAGTAGTTTTCACCGTTTTAACCATTTTAGCCATTGCAATGTATGCGATTGGTTACTTGGAAAAGCGCTTGGTTGAAAAGGAGAAGGCAAAGGAGGCACCTGTGGTTAGGGAAGAAGCTAAAGTTGAGGAGAAGCCTAAGATTGAACCTAAAAAGCTTGCTGTAATAACAGCAGCAATTTTAGCGTATATAGCTGAGAAAAATGCTCAGCTGAGACCTGTTCCGTTTAAAAGGAAGCCTTCTGATGCTTGGCGTTTATATGGAATTCAAACTCAAATGGAGGAAGTTGAGGATTTCAACTATGAGTTGGGGAAGTGGTGA
- a CDS encoding CBS domain-containing protein gives MKVKSIMTPDPVVIELPATRSYALELFKKHNVRSFPVVRRGNKELVGIVSIKRVLVNPDEDQLAMLVKRDVPVVKPTDDLKKAVRLMLDYDYRRVIVVNDDGKVVGILTVGDIIRRYLAKNEKYRNVEIEPYYQRNVSVVWKGTPLKAALKALLLCNAMAIPVIDDDGNLVGIVDETDLLKDSEVVRVMKSSALAVSSEEEWILESNPTLLFEKAELQLPKKPVEDIMTKNPIIATPHMSVYDVANKMAKYKIEQLPVIRGEGDLVGLIRDMDLIKVIVNRR, from the coding sequence GTGAAAGTTAAGAGCATAATGACGCCAGATCCCGTCGTTATTGAACTGCCTGCAACAAGGAGCTATGCCCTTGAGCTGTTTAAAAAACATAATGTTAGGTCTTTTCCGGTAGTTAGGAGAGGAAATAAAGAGCTGGTTGGTATTGTGAGCATTAAGAGGGTTCTTGTGAATCCTGATGAGGATCAGTTAGCAATGCTCGTTAAGAGAGATGTTCCTGTAGTCAAACCGACCGATGACCTTAAGAAAGCTGTTCGTTTGATGCTCGACTATGACTATAGGAGGGTAATTGTTGTTAATGATGATGGCAAAGTTGTTGGAATCCTAACAGTTGGTGACATTATTAGGAGGTATCTTGCAAAGAATGAGAAGTACAGGAATGTTGAAATTGAGCCCTATTACCAGAGAAATGTCAGTGTTGTGTGGAAGGGAACCCCATTAAAAGCTGCATTAAAAGCCCTTCTCCTCTGCAATGCAATGGCAATTCCGGTGATTGATGATGATGGAAATTTAGTTGGAATAGTTGATGAGACAGATTTACTTAAGGACAGCGAAGTTGTCAGAGTCATGAAGAGTTCTGCTTTGGCGGTCTCGAGTGAAGAGGAGTGGATTCTTGAGAGCAATCCTACTCTGCTCTTTGAAAAAGCAGAACTTCAGCTTCCCAAGAAGCCAGTTGAAGACATTATGACGAAAAATCCAATAATAGCGACGCCTCACATGAGTGTTTACGATGTTGCAAACAAAATGGCTAAATACAAGATTGAACAGCTCCCTGTCATTAGAGGAGAAGGTGACCTTGTAGGATTAATCAGAGATATGGACTTAATAAAGGTAATTGTGAACAGAAGATGA
- a CDS encoding acetyl-CoA carboxylase biotin carboxyl carrier protein subunit: MKGKVKVIVDGVTYEVEVEELGTGKFRVSFEGESYEVEAKDLGIPLSAMEMPAQVQAPSVSAPAPSAPSVVPVSTPVAPSTPTSVSVGGNVVSAPMPGKVLRILVSEGEKVKTGQGLLVLEAMKMENEIPAPKDGIVKKILIKEGDTVDTNQPLIEIG; this comes from the coding sequence ATGAAAGGCAAGGTTAAGGTCATCGTTGATGGTGTCACTTACGAGGTTGAAGTTGAGGAACTTGGCACAGGCAAATTCAGAGTATCATTTGAAGGAGAGAGCTATGAAGTTGAAGCTAAGGACTTAGGAATTCCGTTGAGTGCAATGGAGATGCCAGCTCAAGTGCAAGCTCCTTCAGTATCTGCACCAGCTCCTTCTGCACCTTCGGTAGTTCCTGTTTCAACTCCAGTAGCACCTTCAACTCCAACGTCAGTGTCGGTGGGTGGTAATGTGGTTTCTGCTCCGATGCCTGGTAAGGTTTTGAGGATTTTGGTGAGTGAGGGTGAGAAAGTTAAGACTGGTCAGGGTTTGCTTGTGCTTGAGGCAATGAAAATGGAGAACGAAATACCAGCACCAAAAGACGGGATAGTAAAGAAAATCCTCATAAAAGAAGGCGACACCGTAGACACAAACCAACCACTAATAGAAATAGGGTGA
- a CDS encoding homoserine dehydrogenase has translation MTEVFLSFIGFGNVGKGVARVLIEKAEQFRIKYGLKFRIVSISDSKATIWDEGGIDLREALMVKETFGSLDKWGNDYEVYQMSPMEVVKEVESDVVIDVTNDVNAWKWHMEAFRHGRHVVTSNKPPLVFHFMELTQEAYMRRVNYRFEATVMAGTPIITLLQESLLGDEILSIQGVFNGTTTFILSQMERGLSFEEALKKAQELGIAERDPSTDIKGIDAAYKATILHNVAFYPISFEKLKIRGIAGVSMRDIERAKKEGKVIRLVAEVKKGEVSVEPSFISKESPLAVYGTQNVAVIETDLLGKLIVKGAGAGVKETASAVVSDIIKAVIRE, from the coding sequence ATGACCGAGGTTTTTCTTTCTTTTATAGGTTTTGGAAATGTAGGGAAAGGAGTTGCGAGAGTTCTAATTGAAAAAGCGGAGCAGTTTAGAATAAAGTATGGTTTGAAATTTAGAATCGTTAGCATTTCCGATTCTAAGGCAACGATCTGGGATGAGGGTGGAATAGATTTAAGAGAGGCGTTAATGGTAAAGGAAACTTTTGGAAGCTTGGATAAATGGGGCAACGACTATGAGGTTTATCAGATGTCCCCCATGGAGGTTGTAAAGGAAGTTGAAAGCGACGTTGTTATTGATGTGACCAACGATGTGAATGCATGGAAATGGCATATGGAAGCTTTCAGACATGGTAGGCATGTTGTAACTTCAAACAAACCTCCTTTGGTTTTTCATTTCATGGAACTCACCCAGGAGGCGTATATGAGGAGAGTAAACTATCGCTTTGAAGCAACTGTAATGGCTGGAACTCCAATAATAACCCTTTTGCAGGAAAGCCTCTTGGGGGATGAAATTCTGAGCATTCAGGGAGTTTTCAACGGGACAACAACTTTCATTTTGAGCCAGATGGAGAGAGGACTGAGCTTTGAAGAGGCATTAAAAAAAGCTCAAGAGCTCGGAATAGCTGAGAGAGATCCAAGCACAGATATCAAGGGGATAGACGCTGCTTATAAGGCCACAATCCTCCACAATGTTGCTTTCTATCCAATAAGCTTTGAAAAGTTAAAGATTAGGGGCATTGCTGGAGTATCAATGAGGGATATAGAGAGAGCTAAAAAAGAAGGCAAGGTCATAAGGTTGGTTGCTGAAGTTAAAAAAGGGGAAGTCTCTGTTGAGCCAAGCTTTATTTCCAAAGAATCTCCATTGGCTGTCTATGGAACACAAAATGTTGCGGTAATAGAGACTGATTTATTGGGAAAACTTATAGTTAAAGGTGCAGGTGCAGGGGTTAAAGAGACAGCTTCAGCCGTTGTGAGTGATATCATTAAAGCCGTGATAAGAGAATAA
- a CDS encoding ZPR1 zinc finger domain-containing protein — protein MNEKTANIQEIRLGNCPICGGKNSLKAIQYIHDIPYFGKVMESTIICEKCGYRSADVMILEEKEPKLYTVKVEDEKDLFTRVVRSKSGTIELEELGIKIEPGPASQGFVSNVEGVLERVKETLLMARNFKEQENDKEAVDKIDELLEYIEDVKEGRRSLTVKIMDPFGNSALIGEKVKSRLLTKEEIKKLSTGPYVVIEPEELEKEKG, from the coding sequence ATGAACGAAAAGACAGCCAATATTCAAGAGATCAGACTTGGGAACTGTCCAATCTGTGGGGGCAAAAACAGCCTCAAAGCCATTCAATATATTCATGATATCCCTTACTTCGGCAAGGTCATGGAGTCGACGATCATCTGTGAAAAATGCGGCTACAGAAGTGCGGACGTGATGATACTGGAAGAAAAGGAACCAAAGTTATACACAGTGAAGGTTGAAGACGAAAAAGATCTGTTTACAAGGGTTGTGAGGAGCAAGAGCGGGACAATTGAACTGGAAGAACTCGGTATAAAGATTGAACCCGGACCAGCGAGTCAGGGATTCGTAAGCAACGTTGAAGGTGTTTTGGAGAGAGTTAAAGAAACTCTTCTGATGGCAAGGAACTTTAAAGAACAGGAAAACGATAAGGAAGCAGTTGACAAAATCGATGAGCTCTTGGAGTACATTGAAGATGTTAAGGAAGGCAGAAGGTCATTAACAGTTAAAATTATGGATCCCTTCGGAAACAGCGCATTGATAGGTGAAAAAGTCAAGAGCAGACTTTTGACAAAGGAAGAAATTAAAAAGCTCAGCACAGGACCTTATGTGGTAATTGAGCCAGAAGAACTTGAGAAAGAAAAAGGCTAA
- a CDS encoding ASCH domain-containing protein, translating into MEHVIALHQVYGELIFRGLKSHEIRRSRIFDEGDIVFLYIARGNLFTLKRTLEKLGLTEEQLLTKRGTIAGGFEVGEVIKADFETLWELTKDTSGLTFVHGEERGKQWLKEYVKNYGYAFTIEKPFLFKEPISREEMKEKYGVFVEGIIHLSSKTRQPWVKALLEDLMSRETVFI; encoded by the coding sequence ATGGAGCATGTGATTGCACTCCATCAGGTATATGGCGAGCTGATATTCAGAGGATTGAAGTCTCACGAAATTAGACGTTCGAGAATTTTTGATGAAGGGGATATTGTCTTCCTTTACATAGCGAGAGGGAATTTATTCACCCTTAAGAGAACACTTGAGAAACTCGGCTTAACTGAGGAGCAACTGCTAACTAAGAGGGGAACGATTGCAGGTGGTTTTGAGGTGGGCGAGGTTATAAAGGCTGATTTTGAGACCCTTTGGGAGCTTACAAAAGATACAAGCGGCTTAACTTTTGTTCACGGGGAAGAGAGGGGCAAGCAGTGGCTTAAGGAATATGTCAAAAATTACGGCTACGCCTTTACCATTGAGAAGCCATTTCTCTTCAAGGAGCCTATAAGCAGAGAAGAGATGAAAGAAAAGTACGGTGTCTTTGTGGAAGGCATCATTCACCTATCAAGCAAGACGAGACAACCTTGGGTTAAAGCCCTGCTTGAGGACTTAATGAGTAGGGAAACAGTTTTTATTTAG
- the rpl4p gene encoding 50S ribosomal protein L4: MKVKVFSLNGEPIEEIELPKVFETPFRPDLIRRAVIASWTHRIQPQGRDPMAGKRRVTENIGKGHGMARVERIKTAPRFAAFVPFARGGRRAHPPKVEKIIWEDINRKEKKLALMSAIAATANYDLVRARGHIIDNVPQIPLIVEDELEKIGKTRETREIFKKLGIWDDIERAKKNTKVRAGKGKMRGRRYKKAKGPLIVVAKNEGILLGARNHPGVDVVLVDNLGVEMLAPGTHPGRLTIWTKGAIERLREIYG, encoded by the coding sequence ATGAAGGTTAAGGTATTTTCACTCAACGGCGAGCCAATTGAGGAGATTGAGTTGCCCAAGGTATTTGAAACCCCCTTCAGACCAGATTTGATTAGAAGAGCTGTCATCGCTTCATGGACACACAGAATTCAGCCCCAGGGTAGAGACCCAATGGCCGGTAAGAGAAGGGTCACAGAGAACATTGGTAAGGGTCATGGAATGGCAAGAGTTGAAAGAATAAAGACCGCTCCAAGGTTTGCTGCATTCGTCCCATTTGCAAGGGGAGGTAGAAGGGCTCATCCGCCAAAGGTCGAGAAGATAATCTGGGAGGATATCAACAGGAAAGAGAAGAAGCTCGCTCTCATGAGTGCAATTGCAGCAACAGCCAACTATGATTTGGTTAGAGCGAGAGGGCACATAATTGACAACGTTCCGCAAATTCCGCTCATCGTTGAGGATGAGCTCGAGAAAATAGGTAAGACAAGGGAGACAAGGGAGATATTTAAGAAACTCGGCATTTGGGACGATATTGAGAGAGCTAAGAAGAACACAAAGGTTAGAGCTGGAAAAGGTAAGATGAGAGGAAGGAGATACAAGAAGGCTAAAGGTCCACTCATCGTCGTTGCAAAGAATGAGGGAATACTCTTAGGTGCAAGGAACCACCCAGGTGTTGATGTTGTATTAGTAGACAACCTTGGAGTTGAGATGCTTGCTCCAGGTACACACCCAGGAAGATTGACAATCTGGACAAAGGGTGCAATTGAGAGATTGAGGGAGATTTACGGGTGA
- a CDS encoding sodium ion-translocating decarboxylase subunit beta produces MGLEQAIIDFFAHMGLLNLTVGNVVMILVGLTLVYLAVVKGMEPLLLLPIGISAVLVNLPFTGIADPPHGLFYLIHRYLISTEVVPLLIFFGLGAMTDFGPMIADPKTALLGAAAQIGVFIAMLTAVALGFTLQEAASIGIIGGADGPTTIYLTTKLAPHLLGATAVAAYSYMSLVPLIQPPVIKALTTPEERKIRMEQLRPVSKREKILFPIASMLIIGLLVPSAAPLIGMLMIGNLFRESGVVERLSKAAREELMNIVTIFLGLGVGSTMRAEYFLTAKTLMILALGVIAFATATAGGVLLGKLMMKLSGGKINPMIGAAGVSAVPMSARVVQKLAAEEDPGNFILMHAMGPNVAGVIGTAVVAGVLLSALG; encoded by the coding sequence ATGGGATTAGAACAGGCAATAATAGACTTTTTTGCACACATGGGGTTGCTTAACCTAACTGTAGGTAACGTGGTTATGATACTTGTAGGGCTTACGCTTGTTTATCTGGCAGTGGTCAAAGGTATGGAGCCCTTGCTGTTGCTCCCAATAGGTATAAGTGCCGTGCTCGTGAATCTGCCGTTTACAGGAATAGCTGATCCACCTCATGGACTGTTCTATCTGATCCATCGGTACTTAATCAGCACGGAAGTAGTTCCCCTGCTGATATTCTTTGGTCTTGGTGCAATGACTGATTTTGGCCCAATGATTGCTGATCCTAAGACGGCACTACTTGGTGCAGCTGCTCAGATTGGTGTCTTCATTGCGATGCTCACAGCAGTTGCTTTGGGCTTCACTCTTCAAGAAGCGGCTTCAATTGGCATTATTGGTGGTGCCGATGGCCCTACAACGATTTATTTAACGACAAAACTTGCACCACACCTCTTGGGCGCAACGGCTGTGGCAGCTTACAGCTATATGAGTTTAGTCCCCCTGATCCAGCCGCCGGTTATTAAGGCATTGACAACTCCGGAGGAGAGAAAAATCAGGATGGAGCAGCTGAGGCCAGTCTCAAAACGTGAAAAGATTCTCTTCCCGATTGCATCGATGTTAATTATCGGTCTGCTCGTTCCTTCAGCGGCTCCGTTAATTGGCATGCTCATGATAGGGAATCTCTTCAGAGAGAGCGGTGTCGTTGAAAGGCTCAGCAAAGCGGCAAGGGAAGAGCTTATGAATATCGTCACAATCTTTCTTGGACTTGGAGTCGGTTCAACAATGAGGGCGGAATATTTCTTAACAGCAAAAACCCTAATGATTCTCGCCCTTGGCGTTATCGCATTTGCAACAGCAACTGCCGGCGGTGTCCTCTTAGGAAAGCTTATGATGAAGCTCAGTGGAGGAAAGATAAACCCGATGATAGGGGCAGCTGGAGTTTCAGCAGTGCCAATGTCAGCAAGAGTCGTTCAGAAATTAGCAGCTGAGGAGGATCCAGGCAACTTTATACTGATGCATGCAATGGGCCCAAACGTTGCTGGAGTTATAGGGACTGCTGTCGTTGCTGGAGTCCTGCTTTCAGCGCTTGGATGA
- a CDS encoding 50S ribosomal protein L23 encodes MDPYKVIIRPVVTEKAVSLIEKENKLTFIVDRRATKQDIKRAVEEIYNVKVEKVNTLITMKGEKKAYVKLKPEYSASEIAARIGLF; translated from the coding sequence ATGGATCCGTACAAGGTTATTATCAGACCTGTTGTTACAGAAAAGGCAGTTTCATTGATTGAGAAAGAAAACAAGCTCACATTCATCGTTGACAGAAGGGCTACAAAACAAGACATCAAAAGAGCAGTAGAGGAGATCTACAATGTTAAAGTTGAAAAAGTGAATACACTTATTACAATGAAGGGCGAGAAGAAGGCATATGTTAAGCTCAAGCCTGAATACAGTGCAAGTGAAATTGCTGCCAGGATAGGATTGTTCTGA
- a CDS encoding cell division protein SepF, which translates to MGLFDKIIKKEEPKRKPLKFSRKELEGKVRADIDVIPLEEDELAKEIAKPEIRYIKKIVVTSYTDLEKISEEIQEGNIVIVDLTPLESKQEILEKIAEQIKGMVHGLGGDLAKVSKYEIKLIVTPPDIKIYRG; encoded by the coding sequence ATGGGACTGTTTGACAAAATTATTAAGAAAGAAGAGCCAAAAAGAAAGCCCCTAAAATTTTCAAGGAAGGAACTTGAAGGGAAAGTAAGGGCAGATATTGATGTTATCCCCCTTGAGGAGGATGAGCTTGCAAAGGAAATTGCAAAGCCCGAAATTAGATACATCAAAAAAATCGTTGTCACCAGCTACACTGATCTTGAAAAGATTTCTGAAGAAATTCAGGAAGGAAATATTGTCATAGTTGACTTAACCCCCCTTGAGTCAAAGCAGGAGATACTGGAGAAGATTGCAGAGCAGATAAAAGGTATGGTACATGGGCTTGGTGGAGATCTTGCAAAAGTTTCTAAGTATGAAATCAAGCTCATTGTAACACCTCCAGACATAAAAATATACAGGGGCTAA